ATTTTCTTTAAATGAGATTTCACCGGCTACAGAGTTCATGTTTACTTCAAAAGGTAAAACAGCTTTATGGTCTTTTATTTCTAAGTCTTCTATTTTACTTGCCTTCACTTTAAGCTTGTCCGCTTCAATTGCATCATAGATATTTTTATATCGATTTACAAAGTCTTTTTCTGAAATCGTCTTTTTAGCATCTTTAGACAAGTATCCATACATACCTTCAAAATCTTCTTTATTCCACATGGCTACATATTTATCAAATCGATTCTGTGCTTTCTGTTGATCATTTGAGCAACCGGCAGTTATGAGTAAGAGAATTGCCATAGTAAAAAATAGCCACCCAATTCGTCTCATGATGATTTTCCCCCTTTTTTCAATACCATTTCTATCATATAAAATTTTACATAAACTTTCCATCAGAAAGTTACACCCAGGAATTAATTGGTATTACAACCCACTTAATTTACATATCGACAAAAAAATCAATAGGTAAATAAGAAAAAAATTGAACATTTTGTGAATATTTTGTGTCTTTTTTGGAAAGTATTTGATATAATAAGTGTAAGAAGAAAAAGAATAGGAGGCGACTAAAATGAGAAGATTCTTACAGTTTTACTTTATGTTTAGTTCTCTGTTCTGTTTTGGAAGCGTTTTCGTCCTACTTATGTCTCAAGAATATTATTTTGCACCGTTATTCCTCACACTGGGCTGTTTAAATATTTTTCTCTTTAAAGTATATATTCAAGAAAGTCGAAAAGATAAACAAGCTGCACCTGAAAAACCAAAACCAACAATTTAACGGACTCGTCTCTCGGCTGAGATGAATGTAAAAGAAGAACCGGTGAAAAATTCACCGGTTCTTCTTTTACGAGGTTGAAGCTTTTGGAAACCTATCGTTTGCAATAATCTCACCGATGCTTTCACTCTTTCCTTCACCCTCATCAATATTTAAAAGCGGGAACAATAACTCTCCTACGTGATAAGCTTCTTCTAAATGCGGATAGCCTGATAAAATAAAAGATTCAATTCCTAAAGCTTCATATTCTTTTATTCGTTTCGCTATATTTTCAGCACTGCCTACCAGGGCAGTTCCTGCACCTCCCCGGACGAGCCCCACACCTGCCCATAAGTTAGGGCTAATCGTAAGTTCCTCTCGGGTTCCTCTATGAAGGCTCGCCATTCGCTGCTGCCCAACTGAGTCATACCTTGCAAAAGTACGCTGTGCAGCTTGAATTGTGTCGTCGTCCAAATGCTGAATTAATCGATCGGCTGCTTCCCAAGCTTCTTCTTCCGTTTCCCGTACAATAATATGCAAACGAATCCCAAACTTAACGGTTCTGCCTTCTGCTTCTGCTTGCTTTCTCACAGCCGTTATTTTTTCTCTTACTTGTTCAGGAGGCTCTCCCCACGTTAAATACACGTCAGAATGTTTTGCTGCAACTTTTTGTCCTGCGGGTGAAGATCCGCCAAAATAAATAGGTGGAGAAGGTTTTTGAACAGGTGGATACAACAGCTCACTGTTCTCTACATGAATATGTTTTCCTTCATAATTAACCGTATCTCCAGCCAATAACCCTTTCCACACATCTAAAAATTCATCCGCAGCTTCATAACGTTCATCATGTGATAAGAAAAGGCCGTCTCCGGCTAATTCTGCTGGATCTCCTCCTGCTACTACGTTAACTAGTAAACGACCGTTTGAAATTCGATCAAGAGTCGAAGTCATGCGCGCTGCCACGGAAGGAGCCATAATGCCCGGACGTACAGCTACTAAAAATTTCAAACGCTCTGTTTCAGGTATAAGTGAAGCAGCCAATAGCCACGGGTCTTCGCATGATTTCCCCGTTGGAATCAGAACTCCTTCAAATCCTAACCGGTCAGCTGCTTGAGCAACTTGCCGAAAATATGAATAGTCTGCTGAACGACCTCCTCGATTTGTCCCTAGATATCTTCCATCTCCATGGGAAGGAATAAACCATAACATTTTCATGATTCAACACTCCTTTTCGTTTGTTCTAGATGATATTCAAGCTCTTTTAATGAACGTTTAATTCTCGCTTCTGCTTCTTCCGCAATAAACTCAATTTCATTTTCTTTCGTATAGGCCACCTCAGAATCAACAATATAAACTCCATGAATAAGAGCAGTAGCTCCTAAAACGGATAATGTCGGCTTAAATACATAATCAAGAGCCAGTAGATGAGCAATGGTTCCCCCTGTAGCTATCGGCAGCACGGTTTTATTGTGCAAACCTTTTTCAGGTATTAAATCTAAAAATGTTTTTAAGATTCCTGTGTAGCTAGCTTTATAGATTGGGCTGACAATAATAACGGCATCAGCATCTGCCACTTTCTTTTGAGCTTCTTGAATCGCAGGGCTAGAAAAGTTAGCATATAGTAAGTCTTCAGCTGGTAGATCGCGGACATGCACGGTTTTTACTTCATGTTTTTCATTTTGCAGATATGCTGCAATATACTCACTTAAAGCAGCTGACCTTGATTGTTTTGAAGGGCTTCCCGTAATAATTGTAAACTGACTCATTATCATCTCTCCTTTTAACTTATAAAACTGATAGATTTACAAGGATTAATAAGTATATAAATCCTTCTTTTATTTTTCACCTGCGTAGCTGTCTCTCCATTTAAGAAGACGCTTTTCTAATACTCGGACAAATGAATCAGTTAATTTGCCTACAACAGCAAAAATGATAATTCCGACAAAAACTACATCTGTTTGAGAAAACTGCCTAGCATCCATAATCATATATCCTACACCTTCACTTGCTCCCATTAATTCAGCTACTACCAGTCCGAGCCATGCAATACCTAAAGACAATCGGACACCAAGTAAAATATTAGGAAGAGCGGCTGGTAAAATGAGTTTCGTGATTTGTTTCCATTTACTAAATTGCAGAACACGCGCAACATCAAATAATTTCGAATCAACGCCGCGAATGCCTAAATACGTATTAACATAGATTGGGAAAAACGCACCGTTTGCAATTAGCAATATCTTTGAAATTTCCCCAAAGCCAAACCATAAGATAAATAAAGGAGCCAAGGCAAGGTGAGGAACAGTTCTAAGCATTTGAATGGATGGATCCATATAGTGCTCCGTTTTCTTTGAGAAACCGACAATAACACCAAATAGTAAACCTAGACCAGCTCCAACGGCAAAACCTATGGCAGCACGTAAAATACTGATTTGAAGATTAGCTCCGAGTTCTCCCGATACGATGAGCTGTTTGAAAGAAAGTACAATATCAACAGGTGTAGGAAGAACGGTTTTAGATACATAGCCCGCAGAACCAATGATTTGCCACACGACGATAAGCAAAATTGGCACGACGAGAGAACGAAGGAAAATTCCCTGCTTATTTTTCGCTTCTTCCTTTCTTTTTTTCACTTGTTGCAAGTGAGCTGCTGAAGACTGGACATGTCCTGAAACCACGGATGTTTTACTCATTTTCATCACCTCATTTTTCTTTTAATGCTTTTTCAATAAATGAATTATCAACGACATCTCCTGTATCAATTTTCTTTTTAATAACGCCTAAAGATTGTTGAAAATCAGCTGTTCGCTGTTGTTCTGCAATAATTTCTTTAGAGGTTGGGCGATTATAGGCAGGATTATTTTTTAACACTTGTCTTACTACATCTTTATCTAGATTTTTTTGTTTTGCTAGAATATCCACAGATTCTTCAAAATGTTCGTTTTGCCATTCAAGTGCTTTTTGATAAACTTGTAAAAACTTAACGACTAACTCTGGATGATCTTTTGCAAAGCCTTCTCTTACAATAGTAAAGCCTGGTGAAGCAACCTTTAACGAATCGCCGTCTGCTAAAATACGAGCTTCATTTTTTAAGTTTTGCAGGGAGATAAACGGTTCCCAAATTGACCATGCATCCACTGACCCATTTTCAAATGCTGGCTGAGCTTCGTCTGGCTGAAGCTGAATAATCTTTACGTCACTTGGCTTCAACCCATTTTGATCAAGAGCTCTGTACAATAAGTTAAAACCGCTGCTGCCTTTCGCAACCGCAATCTTTTTACCTTTTAAATCTTTTACGCTTTTAATCTTGCTGTTTTTTCCTACTAAAATAGCATTTCCTTTTAATCCGTCGCTCGAATTAGCAATTTCTAAAAATGGAATATCTGCCCCTTGACCAGAAATAACCGGTGAGTTTCCAACTTGGCCGAAATCCAAGTGTCCAGATGCTAACCCTTCAAATTGCGGAGGACCGCTTTGAAACTCTGTCCATTTAACGTTTACACCTATTTTTTTAAATTCTTTTTCAAACCATTTTTGGTTTTGTGCCAGCATTAAAGGTCCTAGGCTTTGTTGAATGCCAATATTGATCGTAACGTTTTTCGAATCTTCGCCGCTCGCTTTTTCTTTCGTCCCGCACCCAGCCAATGCGAGAACAAGTACAATAGCTGCAGTTAAAAGTAGCTTTTTCATCTGTTCTGTCTCCTTCTCTGTCTGATTGAATCTTTAATGTTCTCCTGCTTCTTCAAATTCTTTCAGCACTTGCTGCCTTAGCTGCTGAAAAGGTAGTTCTGTCTTTTTTCGCGGATGACTAATTTCTACTGGAACAACCCGACTAATTTCTCCTGGTCTGGCACTCATAATCACAATTTTAGTTCCTAAGTAAATGGATTCATCTAAATCGTGGGTAACAAAAATCATGGTTGTTTTTTCTTTTTTCCATATGTCTAACAGCACATCTTGCAGATGAGTGCGAGTAAAAGCATCCAACGCACCAAACGGTTCATCTAACAATAAAACCTCGGGATTTCTTAAAAGAGCACGCGCAATCGCAACTCGTTGAGACATCCCCCCAGATAGTTCTCGAGGATAAGCTTTTTCAAATCCTTTCAGCCTGACAATATCAATTAGCTCATCTACGCGGCGCCGAACTTTCGAATCTTTCAGCGATAAGTCAGCCGCTATATTTTGCTCCACATTAAGCCACGGGAACAAGCGGTGTTCTTGAAAGATCATTCCTTGTTTAATGCTAGGTCCGGCTATGTGCTTCCCGTTGATTTCAATGCGCCCTTCATAATCTATATCAAGTCCAGCGATCATTTTAAGCAGCGTACTTTTTCCGCATCCGCTCGGACCAATAATGGTAATAAATTCACCTTTATTAATCGTAAGATTTACATTTCGCAATGCTTGAGTTACTTGTTCTCCTTTTTGAAATGAGCGGTTAACCGATTGAATCACGACACTCACAGCAATTCCTCCTCCTTGAATTTTTAAATCAAAAGCTATTTCACCTAAAAACATAAAAGCTCCTACCTAAAAAAGGTAGGAGCTTTCGGTTGACCGATCAGCCCGTTGCTATAGTTAACTGATTTGTTATTGGATTA
The genomic region above belongs to Priestia megaterium and contains:
- a CDS encoding ABC transporter permease, with product MSKTSVVSGHVQSSAAHLQQVKKRKEEAKNKQGIFLRSLVVPILLIVVWQIIGSAGYVSKTVLPTPVDIVLSFKQLIVSGELGANLQISILRAAIGFAVGAGLGLLFGVIVGFSKKTEHYMDPSIQMLRTVPHLALAPLFILWFGFGEISKILLIANGAFFPIYVNTYLGIRGVDSKLFDVARVLQFSKWKQITKLILPAALPNILLGVRLSLGIAWLGLVVAELMGASEGVGYMIMDARQFSQTDVVFVGIIIFAVVGKLTDSFVRVLEKRLLKWRDSYAGEK
- the ssuD gene encoding FMNH2-dependent alkanesulfonate monooxygenase, translated to MKMLWFIPSHGDGRYLGTNRGGRSADYSYFRQVAQAADRLGFEGVLIPTGKSCEDPWLLAASLIPETERLKFLVAVRPGIMAPSVAARMTSTLDRISNGRLLVNVVAGGDPAELAGDGLFLSHDERYEAADEFLDVWKGLLAGDTVNYEGKHIHVENSELLYPPVQKPSPPIYFGGSSPAGQKVAAKHSDVYLTWGEPPEQVREKITAVRKQAEAEGRTVKFGIRLHIIVRETEEEAWEAADRLIQHLDDDTIQAAQRTFARYDSVGQQRMASLHRGTREELTISPNLWAGVGLVRGGAGTALVGSAENIAKRIKEYEALGIESFILSGYPHLEEAYHVGELLFPLLNIDEGEGKSESIGEIIANDRFPKASTS
- the ssuE gene encoding NADPH-dependent FMN reductase; this encodes MSQFTIITGSPSKQSRSAALSEYIAAYLQNEKHEVKTVHVRDLPAEDLLYANFSSPAIQEAQKKVADADAVIIVSPIYKASYTGILKTFLDLIPEKGLHNKTVLPIATGGTIAHLLALDYVFKPTLSVLGATALIHGVYIVDSEVAYTKENEIEFIAEEAEARIKRSLKELEYHLEQTKRSVES
- a CDS encoding aliphatic sulfonate ABC transporter substrate-binding protein; its protein translation is MKKLLLTAAIVLVLALAGCGTKEKASGEDSKNVTINIGIQQSLGPLMLAQNQKWFEKEFKKIGVNVKWTEFQSGPPQFEGLASGHLDFGQVGNSPVISGQGADIPFLEIANSSDGLKGNAILVGKNSKIKSVKDLKGKKIAVAKGSSGFNLLYRALDQNGLKPSDVKIIQLQPDEAQPAFENGSVDAWSIWEPFISLQNLKNEARILADGDSLKVASPGFTIVREGFAKDHPELVVKFLQVYQKALEWQNEHFEESVDILAKQKNLDKDVVRQVLKNNPAYNRPTSKEIIAEQQRTADFQQSLGVIKKKIDTGDVVDNSFIEKALKEK
- a CDS encoding ABC transporter ATP-binding protein; protein product: MFLGEIAFDLKIQGGGIAVSVVIQSVNRSFQKGEQVTQALRNVNLTINKGEFITIIGPSGCGKSTLLKMIAGLDIDYEGRIEINGKHIAGPSIKQGMIFQEHRLFPWLNVEQNIAADLSLKDSKVRRRVDELIDIVRLKGFEKAYPRELSGGMSQRVAIARALLRNPEVLLLDEPFGALDAFTRTHLQDVLLDIWKKEKTTMIFVTHDLDESIYLGTKIVIMSARPGEISRVVPVEISHPRKKTELPFQQLRQQVLKEFEEAGEH